In a genomic window of Zootoca vivipara chromosome 5, rZooViv1.1, whole genome shotgun sequence:
- the AMMECR1L gene encoding AMMECR1-like protein isoform X1: MGKRRCVPPLEPKLAAGCCGVKKPKLSGSGTHSHGNQATTVPVSSSGPLQNHQHADGGNGRENVSDLTLCPGNSPITRMNPTSGALSPLARPNGTANSTKNLVVTAEMCCYCFDVLYCHLYGFPQPRLPRFTNDPYPLFVTWKTGRDKRLRGCIGTFSAMNLHSGLREYTLTSALKDSRFPPLTREELPKLFCSVSLLTNFEDATDYLDWEVGIHGIRIEFINEKGVKRTATYLPEVAKEQDWDQIQTIDSLLRKGGFKAPITNDFRKTIKLTRYRSEKVTISYAEYMASRQHCFQNGTLHAPPLYNHYS; encoded by the exons ATGGGAAAAAGACGCTGTGTTCCTCCACTTGAGCCCAAGTTGGCAGCAGGCTGTTGTGGGGTAAAGAAACCCAAATTGTCTGGAAGTGGAACACACAGCCACGGGAATCAAGCCACAACCGTGCCAGTCTCTAGTTCAGGTCCTCTTCAGAACCACCAGCATGCAGATGGGGGCAATGGAAGGGAGAACGTATCAGATTTGACTTTATGCCCTGGAAACTCTCCAATTACGCGAATGAATCCCACTTCAGGAGCATTGAGCCCACTCGCCCGGCCTAATGGAACTGCCAACAGCACCAAAAACCTAGTGGTGACAGCGGAGATGTGCTGCTACTGCTTTGATGTACTCTACTGTCATCTTTATGGTTTCCCTCAGCCAAGACTTCCTCGATTTACCAATGACCCCTA TCCACTCTTTGTGACATGGAAGACAGGGCGAGACAAGCGACTTCGGGGCTGCATCGGAACTTTCTCTGCCATGAATCTTCACTCAGGACTCAGGGAATACACATTAACCAG TGCACTTAAGGACAGCAGGTTTCCACCCCTGACTCGTGAGGAGCTGCCTAAACTTTTCTGCTCTGTCTCCCTCCTCACTAATTTTGAGGATGCCACTGACTACTTGGACTGGGAG GTGGGAATCCATGGAATCAGAATTGAGTTCATCAATGAGAAAGGTGTCAAACGCACAGCAACATATTTACCCGAGGTTGCTAAGGAACAAG ATTGGGATCAGATTCAAACAATAGACTCCTTGCTCAGGAAAGGTGGTTTTAAGGCTCCAATTACCAATGATTTTAGGAAAACTATTAAACTCACCAG ATACCGCAGTGAGAAGGTGACAATCAGTTATGCAGAATACATGGCTTCTCGTCAGCATTGTTTTCAGAATGGCACTCTTCATGCCCCGCCCCTCTACAATCATTACTCCTGA
- the AMMECR1L gene encoding AMMECR1-like protein isoform X2, which produces MGKRRCVPPLEPKLAAGCCGVKKPKLSGSGTHSHGNQATTVPVSSSGPLQNHQHADGGNGRENVSDLTLCPGNSPITRMNPTSGALSPLARPNGTANSTKNLVVTAEMCCYCFDVLYCHLYGFPQPRLPRFTNDPYPLFVTWKTGRDKRLRGCIGTFSAMNLHSGLREYTLTSALKDSRFPPLTREELPKLFCSVSLLTNFEDATDYLDWEVGIHGIRIEFINEKGVKRTATYLPEVAKEQASPDHTSTTSDDPSILPQH; this is translated from the exons ATGGGAAAAAGACGCTGTGTTCCTCCACTTGAGCCCAAGTTGGCAGCAGGCTGTTGTGGGGTAAAGAAACCCAAATTGTCTGGAAGTGGAACACACAGCCACGGGAATCAAGCCACAACCGTGCCAGTCTCTAGTTCAGGTCCTCTTCAGAACCACCAGCATGCAGATGGGGGCAATGGAAGGGAGAACGTATCAGATTTGACTTTATGCCCTGGAAACTCTCCAATTACGCGAATGAATCCCACTTCAGGAGCATTGAGCCCACTCGCCCGGCCTAATGGAACTGCCAACAGCACCAAAAACCTAGTGGTGACAGCGGAGATGTGCTGCTACTGCTTTGATGTACTCTACTGTCATCTTTATGGTTTCCCTCAGCCAAGACTTCCTCGATTTACCAATGACCCCTA TCCACTCTTTGTGACATGGAAGACAGGGCGAGACAAGCGACTTCGGGGCTGCATCGGAACTTTCTCTGCCATGAATCTTCACTCAGGACTCAGGGAATACACATTAACCAG TGCACTTAAGGACAGCAGGTTTCCACCCCTGACTCGTGAGGAGCTGCCTAAACTTTTCTGCTCTGTCTCCCTCCTCACTAATTTTGAGGATGCCACTGACTACTTGGACTGGGAG GTGGGAATCCATGGAATCAGAATTGAGTTCATCAATGAGAAAGGTGTCAAACGCACAGCAACATATTTACCCGAGGTTGCTAAGGAACAAG CCTCACCTGATCACACAAGCACAACATCAGATGACCCTTCTATCCTCCCTCAGCACTAG